From Synechococcus sp. A10-1-5-1, a single genomic window includes:
- a CDS encoding glutamine synthetase III — MPSAERFAALQTIQRRKPAAVTKPSALHEIWADDVFTLARMKEALPRQVFKSVQKTIREGGAIDPSVADSVANAMKDWATSRGALYYSHVFYPLTNLTAEKHDGFITPKSDGRAITAFTGKLLVQGEPDGSSFPNGGLRSTFEARGYTAWDATSPAWLMRTPNGVTLCIPTVFVSWTGEALDKKTPLLRSNAAVNRQARRVLQLLGETEIAPINSSCGAEQEYFLVDNALMALRPDLQLSGRSLFGAPPAKGQQFDDHYFGAIPERVQVFMQDVEDQLYRLGVPAKTRHNEVAPGQFEIAPVHEAANVATDHQQLIMTVLKSTAKKHGFTCLLHEKPFAGVNGSGKHVNWSIGNSTQGNLLDPGHTPHENMQFLLFCGAVIRGVHQYGPLMRAAIATASNDHRLGANEAPPAIISVYLGSQLEDVFNQIKAGQLKSSATGGMMRLGIDSLPEFPKDAGDRNRTSPFAFTGNRFEFRAVGSGQSVAGPLVVLNTVLADSLAWIADQLEACTAKGESIEQASLAVLQQITKEHSNVIFGGDGYSSEWHEMAVKERGLENLRTTADALPVLQRPAIRDLFSRHNVLSPVELESRYEVYSEQYCLAIEVEARLAVRIARTQLYPAVSAYLGELAGSLQEQEAIGLNPSKAIAQQIAGLNQQLLDRAAALETALGNAPHGAEAHMRHCADQLMLRMGELREAADALEVLVDDTAWPLPTYQEMLFVR; from the coding sequence ATGCCAAGCGCTGAGCGTTTTGCTGCCCTGCAGACCATTCAGCGGCGCAAGCCCGCTGCGGTGACCAAGCCATCAGCCCTGCATGAGATCTGGGCTGATGACGTCTTCACCCTGGCTCGGATGAAGGAGGCCCTGCCTCGCCAGGTGTTCAAGTCGGTTCAGAAAACCATCCGTGAAGGTGGTGCGATCGACCCGTCCGTCGCCGACTCCGTGGCGAACGCGATGAAGGACTGGGCGACCAGCCGCGGCGCTCTCTACTACTCCCACGTCTTCTATCCACTCACCAACCTGACCGCGGAGAAGCACGACGGCTTCATCACCCCGAAGAGTGATGGCCGCGCCATTACCGCGTTCACAGGCAAGCTTCTGGTGCAGGGTGAGCCCGACGGTTCCTCCTTCCCCAACGGTGGCCTGCGCTCCACCTTCGAGGCCCGCGGCTACACCGCTTGGGACGCCACCAGCCCCGCCTGGCTGATGCGCACCCCCAATGGGGTGACCCTCTGCATCCCCACGGTCTTCGTCTCCTGGACCGGGGAAGCCCTCGACAAGAAGACCCCGCTGCTGCGCTCCAACGCAGCCGTGAACCGCCAGGCCCGCCGGGTGCTGCAGCTGCTCGGTGAGACCGAGATCGCTCCGATCAACTCCAGCTGCGGCGCGGAGCAGGAGTACTTCCTGGTGGACAACGCCCTGATGGCGCTCCGCCCTGACCTGCAGCTCTCCGGCCGCAGCCTTTTTGGCGCGCCTCCGGCCAAGGGCCAGCAGTTTGATGACCACTACTTCGGCGCCATCCCGGAGCGGGTGCAGGTGTTCATGCAGGACGTGGAGGACCAGCTCTACCGCCTGGGCGTCCCCGCCAAGACCCGCCACAACGAGGTGGCCCCGGGCCAGTTCGAGATCGCTCCGGTGCACGAGGCCGCCAACGTCGCGACCGATCACCAGCAGCTGATCATGACCGTGCTCAAGAGCACGGCCAAAAAGCACGGCTTCACCTGCCTGCTGCACGAGAAGCCCTTTGCCGGTGTGAACGGCAGCGGCAAGCACGTGAACTGGTCGATCGGCAACAGCACCCAGGGCAACCTGCTGGATCCCGGCCACACCCCCCACGAGAACATGCAGTTCCTGCTGTTCTGCGGGGCTGTGATCCGCGGCGTTCACCAGTACGGCCCGCTGATGCGCGCCGCGATTGCCACCGCCAGCAATGACCACCGCCTCGGGGCCAACGAGGCTCCCCCGGCAATCATTTCGGTCTACCTCGGCAGCCAGCTCGAGGATGTCTTCAATCAGATCAAGGCCGGCCAGCTCAAGAGCTCGGCCACTGGCGGAATGATGCGTCTGGGCATCGACAGCCTGCCGGAGTTCCCCAAGGATGCCGGCGACCGTAACCGCACCTCCCCCTTCGCCTTTACCGGCAACCGCTTCGAGTTCCGCGCTGTGGGCTCCGGTCAATCCGTGGCCGGTCCCCTGGTGGTGCTCAACACCGTCCTGGCCGACTCCCTGGCCTGGATCGCCGATCAGCTGGAGGCCTGCACGGCCAAGGGCGAGAGCATCGAGCAGGCGAGCTTGGCTGTGCTCCAACAGATCACCAAGGAGCACAGCAACGTGATCTTTGGCGGCGACGGCTACTCCAGCGAGTGGCATGAAATGGCCGTCAAGGAGCGCGGTCTCGAGAACCTGCGCACCACCGCCGACGCCCTGCCGGTGCTGCAACGTCCGGCCATCCGCGACCTGTTCTCCCGCCACAACGTGCTCAGCCCCGTTGAGCTGGAGAGTCGCTACGAGGTGTACTCCGAGCAGTACTGCCTAGCGATTGAGGTGGAGGCCCGCCTGGCCGTGCGGATCGCCCGCACCCAGCTCTACCCCGCCGTTAGCGCCTACCTCGGTGAGCTGGCCGGATCCCTGCAGGAGCAGGAGGCCATTGGCTTGAATCCCTCGAAGGCGATCGCTCAGCAGATCGCTGGTCTGAACCAACAACTGCTGGACCGCGCTGCGGCCCTGGAGACGGCCCTAGGCAACGCGCCCCACGGCGCCGAGGCCCACATGCGGCACTGCGCCGATCAGCTGATGCTTCGTATGGGCGAGCTTCGCGAAGCCGCCGATGCCCTGGAGGTGCTGGTGGATGACACCGCCTGGCCCCTGCCCACCTACCAGGAGATGCTGTTCGTCCGTTAG
- a CDS encoding FAD/NAD(P)-binding oxidoreductase, whose translation MGHHQVLIVGGGAAGITVAARLKKARPALDIAILEPSSDHYYQPGWTLVGGGVFSLEQTRRNEASLIPAGVTWIRESVAGFAPENNSVSTSGGQAISYDALVVATGMKLNWDAIKGLPDALGKGGVCSNYSKDFATYTWECIQNFKGGNAVFTCAPMPIKCPGAPQKIAYLADDAIKRDPAIAAKSKVIYATATPGIFGVPTYAAPLREVVARKGIDARYSHTLIEVRPASKEAVFKVSKEGEEPREEVINYELLHVTPPMAAPDVVAQSPLAASSGFVEVGKHNLQHVRFPNVFAIGDVSGMPNSKTAAAVRGQAPVLVTNLLAQLEGGQGQGSYDGYSCCPLITGYGKTIMAEFNYEQQPVPSFPLDPTKERWSMWVMKTAVLPWVYWNRMLKGGDHERRFIPGVK comes from the coding sequence ATGGGCCATCACCAGGTATTGATCGTGGGCGGCGGTGCCGCCGGAATCACCGTGGCAGCTCGCCTGAAGAAAGCCCGTCCGGCCTTGGATATCGCCATCCTTGAGCCTTCGAGCGATCACTATTACCAACCGGGTTGGACCCTGGTGGGTGGAGGGGTCTTTAGCCTCGAGCAGACCCGCCGCAATGAAGCCAGCCTGATTCCCGCTGGCGTCACCTGGATCCGCGAGTCCGTGGCGGGCTTCGCCCCGGAGAACAACAGCGTCAGCACCAGCGGCGGCCAAGCCATCAGCTACGACGCGCTCGTGGTGGCCACCGGCATGAAGCTCAATTGGGATGCCATCAAGGGCCTTCCGGACGCGTTGGGCAAAGGCGGGGTCTGCAGCAACTACTCCAAAGATTTCGCCACTTACACCTGGGAGTGCATCCAGAATTTCAAGGGCGGCAACGCGGTCTTCACCTGCGCCCCCATGCCGATCAAGTGCCCCGGTGCGCCGCAAAAAATCGCCTACCTGGCCGATGACGCCATCAAGCGCGACCCGGCCATCGCCGCCAAGAGCAAGGTGATCTACGCCACGGCGACCCCTGGAATCTTTGGGGTCCCGACCTACGCCGCACCGCTGCGGGAGGTCGTGGCCCGCAAGGGGATTGATGCGCGCTACTCCCACACCCTGATCGAAGTTCGCCCGGCCAGCAAAGAGGCGGTCTTCAAGGTCAGCAAAGAGGGAGAAGAGCCCCGCGAGGAGGTCATCAACTACGAACTTCTGCACGTCACCCCGCCGATGGCGGCTCCTGACGTGGTGGCCCAAAGCCCCTTGGCTGCTTCCAGCGGCTTTGTCGAGGTGGGCAAGCACAACCTCCAGCACGTGCGCTTCCCCAATGTCTTTGCCATCGGCGATGTCAGCGGCATGCCCAACTCCAAAACCGCCGCCGCCGTTCGTGGTCAGGCCCCGGTGCTAGTGACCAACCTGCTGGCCCAGCTTGAGGGCGGCCAAGGTCAGGGCTCCTACGACGGCTACAGCTGCTGCCCGCTGATCACCGGCTATGGCAAGACGATCATGGCCGAGTTCAACTACGAACAGCAGCCCGTTCCCTCCTTCCCCCTGGATCCCACCAAAGAGCGCTGGAGCATGTGGGTCATGAAGACCGCGGTTCTGCCCTGGGTTTATTGGAACAGGATGCTCAAGGGCGGTGACCACGAGCGGCGCTTCATCCCCGGGGTGAAGTAA
- a CDS encoding rubrerythrin family protein, which translates to MDNGTLQNLEAAFGGESMANRKYLFFADLAKQLGHGDLARLFRETAQQETEHAFAHFRLLHPELVVEDPEALDQDAKNALLARCLELAIKGETYEFEVMYPEFAAQAQRDRDENAVAEFNEQIDESMEHAGIFKTAARNFGLLAPVEQHHAGRYDQALQVLTGVHDGAKKEAAPSGRWICKVCGVIYDPAQGDPDSGIAAGTAFEALPEDWSCPICGTRKANFIPYTG; encoded by the coding sequence ATGGACAACGGCACCCTGCAGAACCTGGAAGCGGCCTTTGGCGGCGAGAGCATGGCTAACCGCAAATATCTGTTCTTTGCCGATCTGGCCAAGCAGCTCGGCCACGGCGATTTGGCACGGCTGTTCCGCGAGACCGCTCAGCAGGAAACCGAACACGCCTTTGCGCACTTCCGCTTGCTCCACCCCGAGCTGGTGGTCGAGGACCCGGAAGCCCTGGACCAGGACGCCAAGAACGCCCTCTTGGCGCGCTGCCTGGAGCTGGCCATCAAAGGGGAGACCTACGAGTTCGAGGTGATGTACCCGGAATTCGCTGCCCAGGCGCAGCGGGATCGCGACGAGAACGCGGTAGCGGAATTCAACGAGCAGATCGATGAATCCATGGAGCACGCAGGGATCTTCAAAACGGCCGCCCGCAATTTCGGCCTGCTCGCACCCGTGGAGCAGCACCATGCCGGGCGATACGACCAGGCCCTGCAAGTTCTCACCGGCGTGCACGATGGCGCCAAGAAGGAAGCCGCACCAAGTGGCCGCTGGATCTGCAAGGTCTGCGGCGTGATCTACGACCCCGCCCAGGGAGATCCCGATTCCGGCATCGCCGCGGGGACAGCCTTTGAAGCCCTTCCTGAGGACTGGAGCTGCCCGATCTGCGGCACTCGCAAGGCCAACTTCATCCCCTACACGGGCTAA
- a CDS encoding iron uptake porin — MKLFQKLLLAPAALGLLAPVAANASDVNIAGLSAYSSQDQVTSITQFSDVQPTDWAYQALSNLIERYGCVAGYPNGSFRGNRAMTRYEAAALLNACLDRITEVTDELKRLMKEFERELAILKGRVDGLEARVGELEATQFSTTTKLQGDYYWAIGAVVPTAGSSNGAGTGSADWYKKNYSATNFVYDARLNLKTSFTGKDLLYTRLRAGNFGSSPFGGKPYNITYLDRAESSADVVKINRLYYRFPIGKGFSAQVGPISRNTEFLAVKPFYYGDFKGLDFFQLGGAPAVYNKATGSMLGFKWKQKVKKGQPYFAASTSYVAPKGNNGNPDEGGIFTSGSQASWLTQLGYQANQWKGTFGWNWEQCGSRMSRRGTEAAGRVQGQACEYNGIKTGGERNSFAVGLARRPKNGGTLMPAVSLGWGYQAVSYDNLNYTSSTRNQTGAALSSTGATQIAGNLKDENIAATQSWTVALKWDDAFVKGNKAGMSVGQPTFVTSTRNGTTPFDAGYVWEWWYQFQVSDNIAVTPMLFYSSNPSSAGAGYSQTSTQGDNPGVFGGILATRFKF; from the coding sequence ATGAAACTGTTCCAGAAGCTTCTTCTGGCGCCTGCAGCTCTGGGCCTTCTGGCTCCTGTCGCTGCAAACGCCTCTGATGTCAACATCGCTGGCCTGAGCGCTTACAGCAGCCAGGACCAGGTCACCTCGATCACTCAGTTCTCTGACGTGCAGCCCACCGATTGGGCTTATCAGGCACTGAGCAACCTGATCGAGCGCTACGGCTGCGTCGCTGGCTACCCCAACGGCAGCTTCCGCGGCAACCGTGCGATGACCCGCTATGAAGCGGCCGCACTGCTGAACGCTTGCCTCGACCGGATCACTGAAGTGACCGACGAGCTCAAGCGCCTGATGAAGGAATTCGAGCGCGAGCTCGCCATCCTCAAGGGCCGCGTCGACGGCCTCGAAGCCCGCGTGGGCGAACTGGAAGCGACCCAGTTCTCCACCACCACCAAGCTCCAGGGTGACTACTACTGGGCGATCGGTGCTGTGGTCCCCACCGCAGGCAGCAGCAACGGCGCCGGCACCGGCAGCGCTGATTGGTACAAGAAGAACTACAGCGCCACCAACTTCGTCTACGACGCTCGTCTGAACCTCAAGACCAGCTTCACCGGCAAGGACCTGCTCTACACCCGCCTGCGCGCCGGCAACTTCGGCAGCAGCCCCTTCGGCGGCAAGCCCTACAACATCACCTACCTGGACCGCGCCGAATCCTCGGCAGACGTCGTCAAGATCAACCGCCTCTACTACCGCTTCCCCATCGGCAAGGGCTTCAGTGCCCAAGTCGGCCCCATCTCGCGTAACACCGAGTTCTTGGCGGTCAAGCCCTTCTATTACGGCGACTTCAAGGGCCTCGACTTCTTCCAGCTGGGCGGTGCGCCTGCCGTCTACAACAAAGCCACCGGCAGCATGCTGGGCTTCAAGTGGAAGCAAAAGGTCAAGAAGGGACAGCCTTACTTCGCCGCGTCCACCAGCTACGTCGCCCCCAAGGGCAACAATGGCAACCCTGACGAAGGCGGCATCTTCACCAGCGGCAGCCAAGCCAGCTGGTTGACCCAGCTCGGCTACCAGGCCAACCAGTGGAAGGGCACCTTCGGCTGGAACTGGGAACAGTGCGGCAGCAGGATGTCCCGCCGCGGCACTGAGGCCGCCGGCCGCGTTCAAGGCCAGGCTTGCGAATACAACGGCATCAAAACCGGTGGTGAGCGCAACTCCTTTGCTGTGGGTTTGGCCCGTCGCCCCAAGAACGGCGGCACCCTCATGCCCGCCGTCAGCCTCGGCTGGGGCTACCAGGCTGTCTCCTACGACAACCTGAACTACACCAGCTCCACCCGCAACCAGACCGGCGCCGCTCTAAGCAGCACTGGCGCAACCCAGATCGCTGGCAACCTCAAGGACGAGAACATCGCCGCCACCCAGTCCTGGACCGTCGCCCTCAAGTGGGATGACGCTTTCGTCAAGGGCAACAAGGCCGGCATGTCCGTGGGTCAGCCCACCTTCGTGACCAGCACCCGCAACGGCACCACCCCGTTCGACGCTGGCTACGTCTGGGAGTGGTG
- a CDS encoding pirin-like bicupin family protein: protein MPPLLRPAAERFHSQLDWLDSWHSFSFSSHYDPAWMGFGPLRVINDDVIAAGKGFGMHPHRDMEIITVMIEGELHHRDSMGHAEVLRAGEVQRMSAGTGVVHSEVNGGAAPCRLLQIWIEPATAGIAPAYEQKPFALQQGWTPLIDPEAAGEAMAIHRPVRLWRAQAEAGTQLPWPASGSCASWIQIINGGLAAPQPLCRGDGLGLSAGEAPPSLEAGAEGVDLLLFELR, encoded by the coding sequence ATGCCCCCGCTGTTGCGTCCCGCAGCTGAGCGTTTTCACAGCCAGCTCGATTGGCTCGACAGCTGGCACAGCTTCTCCTTCTCCAGTCACTACGACCCGGCCTGGATGGGCTTTGGTCCCCTGCGCGTCATCAACGACGACGTGATTGCCGCGGGGAAGGGCTTTGGCATGCACCCGCACCGGGACATGGAGATCATCACGGTGATGATCGAGGGGGAGTTGCATCACCGCGACTCGATGGGCCATGCCGAGGTGCTGCGCGCCGGGGAGGTGCAGCGCATGAGTGCGGGCACTGGCGTGGTCCATAGCGAGGTCAACGGCGGGGCGGCCCCTTGCCGTCTGCTGCAGATCTGGATCGAACCGGCCACAGCCGGCATCGCCCCGGCCTACGAACAGAAACCCTTCGCTCTGCAGCAGGGTTGGACCCCCCTGATCGATCCCGAAGCCGCTGGTGAGGCGATGGCGATCCATCGGCCTGTGCGGCTCTGGCGGGCCCAGGCGGAAGCCGGAACCCAACTGCCTTGGCCGGCTTCCGGCAGCTGCGCCAGTTGGATTCAGATCATCAACGGCGGCTTGGCGGCCCCTCAGCCCCTGTGCCGCGGCGATGGCCTGGGCCTCTCGGCCGGTGAGGCCCCGCCATCCCTTGAGGCTGGAGCAGAGGGAGTGGATCTGCTGCTCTTTGAACTGCGTTAG
- a CDS encoding NADPH-dependent FMN reductase, with product MADVLVLAASNGENLKLAERFAAAAQSQGNSAEVLDLTAIDLPLFTPRAQEKGAPGALAGLQQQLMDTPRWVICAPEYNGSIPPVLTSAIAWLSVQGSDFRALFNGRPVVIATHSGGGGYTVMTALRLQLAHLGAHVVGRQLVSNTNQPAQDDSIEDLLARLQRLQAPE from the coding sequence ATGGCTGACGTTCTCGTCCTGGCCGCAAGCAATGGGGAAAACCTCAAGCTTGCGGAACGCTTTGCAGCGGCGGCCCAGAGCCAAGGCAACAGTGCTGAAGTCCTAGACCTCACCGCTATTGATCTGCCGCTCTTCACACCGCGGGCCCAGGAGAAGGGCGCCCCGGGGGCTCTTGCCGGGCTGCAGCAGCAGCTGATGGACACCCCCCGTTGGGTGATCTGCGCGCCGGAATACAACGGCTCGATCCCGCCGGTACTCACCAGTGCTATTGCCTGGCTCTCCGTTCAAGGCAGCGACTTCCGTGCCCTTTTCAACGGCCGGCCGGTGGTGATCGCCACCCACTCCGGTGGTGGGGGTTACACGGTCATGACCGCCCTGCGGCTCCAACTGGCGCACCTGGGTGCCCACGTCGTCGGTCGTCAGCTGGTCAGCAATACAAACCAGCCTGCCCAGGACGACAGCATTGAAGATCTGCTCGCCAGACTGCAAAGGCTTCAAGCCCCTGAGTAA
- a CDS encoding DUF2808 domain-containing protein — MDKIRLLESMVKRSAFGIVSALSLVASPVFVAPSQAEGSSSAGFEFRWDNNSDFRKLYYYTSSARSTARADYYLILGPKDRKTALIKLAVSVPESFNAQIKPENVELCRMERGGALKKTRCLEVIPAAVEVTGNGTAVEVFPQRPVPIGGSIGLHLQIFNPDSGMYQFNALGQAPGDVPVSGYLGSWVIEVSADD, encoded by the coding sequence ATGGACAAAATCAGACTGCTCGAATCCATGGTTAAGCGGAGTGCGTTTGGCATCGTCTCTGCGTTGAGCCTCGTCGCCTCTCCGGTGTTCGTGGCGCCTTCTCAGGCGGAGGGATCCAGCAGTGCAGGCTTTGAATTTCGCTGGGATAACAACAGCGATTTCCGCAAGCTGTACTACTACACGTCTTCAGCCCGCTCCACCGCGCGGGCTGACTACTACCTGATCCTGGGTCCCAAGGATCGCAAGACCGCCCTGATCAAATTGGCGGTGTCTGTACCCGAGTCCTTCAACGCCCAGATCAAGCCAGAGAACGTCGAGCTTTGCCGAATGGAGCGTGGTGGCGCGCTCAAAAAGACCCGCTGTCTCGAGGTCATCCCCGCGGCGGTTGAGGTCACTGGTAATGGCACTGCCGTTGAAGTGTTTCCCCAGAGGCCGGTCCCGATCGGGGGCAGCATTGGCCTGCACTTGCAGATCTTCAACCCGGACTCCGGGATGTATCAGTTCAATGCCCTCGGGCAGGCTCCTGGGGATGTTCCGGTCTCTGGCTATCTCGGTAGCTGGGTGATCGAGGTGTCTGCTGACGATTAG